A portion of the Candidatus Binataceae bacterium genome contains these proteins:
- the fabF gene encoding beta-ketoacyl-ACP synthase II → MRKILDRRVVITGVGLVTPLGTGVEKNWEALMAGRSGVGPLTRFDTATFPVKFGGEITDFKAEDWIEKKDIKKMDLFIQYSLAATEQAMQSSGFKITEDNADSVGVLVGVGIGGLTTIEESHKILLNTGLNRLTPFFIPKLIGNLAPGQISIKYGARGVSFTTTSACASSSHAIGEAYRMIRLGYIDAAITGGAEAALTPLGVGGFAAMRALSTRNDAPQKASRPFDKERDGFVIAEGAAALILETREAAIARGANIIAEICGYAANSDANHITAPSPEGRFTARCMMMCLEDGDLDLNQVDYINAHGTSTEQGDIAETQAVKRVFGERARQVAVSSTKSMTGHTLGAAGAIESVYTALAVQRGMLPPTINQEVPDPECDLDYVPNEARPCQVRVALNNSFGFGGTNTTLAIRPAD, encoded by the coding sequence ATGAGAAAGATTCTGGATCGACGCGTGGTGATCACGGGCGTGGGCCTGGTGACACCGCTCGGAACCGGAGTTGAGAAAAACTGGGAAGCGCTGATGGCCGGGCGCTCGGGCGTCGGTCCGCTCACCCGCTTCGATACGGCGACGTTCCCGGTGAAGTTTGGCGGAGAAATCACGGATTTCAAAGCCGAAGACTGGATCGAGAAGAAGGACATCAAGAAGATGGACCTCTTCATCCAGTACTCGCTGGCCGCGACCGAGCAGGCGATGCAATCGTCGGGATTCAAGATCACCGAGGACAATGCCGACAGCGTCGGGGTGCTGGTCGGCGTCGGCATCGGCGGCCTCACGACAATCGAAGAGTCGCACAAGATCCTGCTCAACACGGGGCTCAACCGCCTGACGCCCTTCTTCATCCCGAAGCTGATCGGCAACCTCGCTCCGGGTCAGATCTCGATCAAATACGGCGCACGCGGCGTGAGCTTCACGACCACCAGCGCCTGCGCGTCGAGCTCGCATGCGATCGGCGAAGCCTATCGCATGATTCGGCTTGGCTATATCGACGCCGCGATTACCGGCGGGGCCGAGGCCGCGCTCACTCCGCTCGGCGTTGGTGGCTTCGCTGCGATGCGCGCGCTATCGACGCGCAACGACGCGCCGCAGAAGGCGAGCCGGCCCTTCGACAAGGAGCGCGACGGATTTGTAATCGCCGAAGGCGCCGCGGCGCTGATCCTCGAGACGCGCGAGGCCGCGATCGCGCGCGGCGCGAATATCATCGCCGAGATCTGCGGCTATGCCGCCAACAGCGACGCCAATCACATCACGGCGCCCTCGCCCGAAGGGCGCTTCACCGCGCGATGCATGATGATGTGCCTCGAAGACGGCGACCTCGATCTGAACCAGGTCGATTACATCAACGCTCACGGCACCTCGACCGAACAGGGCGATATCGCCGAGACGCAGGCGGTAAAGCGCGTGTTCGGCGAGCGCGCGCGCCAGGTCGCGGTCAGCTCGACGAAGTCGATGACGGGCCATACTCTGGGCGCGGCGGGCGCGATCGAATCGGTGTACACGGCGCTGGCGGTACAGCGCGGGATGCTGCCGCCGACGATCAACCAGGAAGTGCCTGATCCGGAATGCGATCTCGATTACGTGCCGAACGAAGCGCGCCC